From Azospirillum brasilense:
CGCAGATCGTCGGCGGTGCTAGGGTTGCACATCAGCCACGCGACCAGGGGGCCGGGCGCCCAGCGGCGAACCAGCGTGCTCCGGAACCGAAGGTCCCCTACCGATTCCCGGATGATGCTGGCCGGGCGCTTGCCGAGCCTGGGGCCAGCCTCGCCGGCAAAGAGCGATGCTTGAGCGGAGGTCACAGCCGACCTCCCGCCAGCCGGCGCCGGGCCGAGGTGGTGAGGTCCACAGCGAGCGCCAGGGCGTCGAGCGGCTCCAGTTCGACGCCCTGCAGTTTGCCGTCGGCACCGATCAGGGCGAGCGCCAGCGGCTTTCCGGGAACATCGAAGATCACCGGGCGCGCCACCGGATCGGTCTGGGGTTTGTGGTCCATCACACCACCTCCAGCAGGCTGTCCGCCGGCGGCGTGGGACGGCGACGAGCCGCAGGCTTGGCCAAGGGGGTCGCCTTCGGCTTCGCCGGAGCGGCCTCAGTCTCCATAAGGTCGAAGAGGGACGGCATGGACACCTCCCGCTCCATGGCCTGGAGGTACTTCACGCCATCGAGGAAATAGCCGGTGTGCAGCTCCGACGCCCGGCCCCGGCGCTTCAGCCTCAGCGCGCGATAGGGCACCGTCATCAGCCCGCCGAAGGGGTCGAACACCTCGTCGCCGGGGTTGCTGTAGCGCTCGATCAGCCGGTCCACGATGTCGAACTGGAGCGGGCAGACGTGCATCTCCAGCCCGCGCTTGGACTGCTCGCCGTTCAGTGTCAGCATGCGGTTCACGTCGTGCCAGATGCTGTCGGACCAGCTTCCCGGCGCGAGGCTCATGAAGCTGCTGGGCAGCGCGCCGCGCGCCGCCAGGGCCTCGCCAATCCGGACGTGGGCCTCGAAGTCGTAGATGGTCTGCAGGCTCTGCTCGGTGAAGAGCTTCGCCAGGGCATCCGGACCGAGCTTGGACAGCTCATCGACGCTCAGCAGGCGGTTGCCGCTGGAACGCCAGAAAGCGTGCGCGTCGACCTGCCAGCGGGCGAGGCTGTAGTCCTCGGGAGACTTGGGAACGCGCACGTCGGCGTAGCCCTTGGACCGATCGCTCTGAGGCTTGCGGAAGATCAGAACGTATTCGGGGCACCCCTGCCCCATCTTGGTCCCGTCCTTGCGCAGCTCCTTGTAGGTCAGGCGGTTGGTCTGGTTGTTCTCCCGAACCACGTCGGTCAGGATGATGTGCATCCCCATGTACTCGAAGCCATGGCGCATGTAGTGGAAGATCGCCTCGGCATGGAACGGCGACACGGTGGGGTAGCCCTTGCCCGTGACATTGCCGAAGACGATCCGGTCCTTGACGTGGATGCAGGCTAGCCGGCCCGGCTGCAGGACGCGCAGCAGCTCCGGGGTCAGGTGGTCCATCTGCTCCCAGAAATGGTGGTTGTCGTCCGTGTGACCGAAGTCGTTGTAGCTGGCCGTGTATTCGTAGTGGTTGCTGAAGGGGACGGATGTCACGATCAGACCGACGCTGTCGGTCGCCATGCGCCGGGCCTCGTCCACGCAGTCGTTGTTGGCAACGGTCCAGCCCTGGCCGGACACCTCCAGCCGCTCGACGCCGATGGAGCGCGTCAGTGCCTCGACCATGGACAGGCTGTTCAGCCCATGCTTCTTGATGATCTCGCTCATCTGGTCCGCCAATTCGTTGTGGCGCGCCCATTTGGCCTGGAGGTCCCGGACGATCTCGCGCTCCGTCTCGGTGTGGATGATGTCGATCTCCACGGTGCGGGGCTGGAGAAAGCGGTGCAGCCGGTGGACGGCCTGGATGAAGTCGTTGAACTTGTGGGAGACGCCGGCGAAGACGGCCCATGCGCAGTGGCGCTGGAAGTTGCAGCCGCTGCCGGCGATGACGGGCTTGGTGGAGAGCCGGGCGATCCGGCCCTCGCTGAAGTCGATGATGGCGGCCTCGCGCTCGTCGAGATCCTGCGTTCCCCAGACGGAGACGACGCCGGGCACCGCCGTGGCGATGGCGTGCCGCTCGGCCTCAAGGTCGTGCCAGATCACCACATGATCGGCGGGACGCGCCTCGATCAGCTCGCGCAGCTTGGCGATGCGGGCCGGCAGGGAGTCCCGCCGCTCCTTCGCCTCGCTGGCCAGCCCGACGGCGCCGGCCCGGAACAGGATGCCCTGCCCGTCCCGCTCGCAGCCGGCGGCGGCGATGTCGCTGGGCACCTCGTGCCACCGCACCACCAGCTCGGGCAGGTCGTAGCCTTCGTCGCTGAAGCCCAGGTCCGACGGCCGCTGCAGGAAGATCGCCCAGCTGTGCAGCCACGCCCAGAACTCCTGCTCCTTGTGCGGGAACAGAGTCAGGTCGTTGGCCTGCTCGCTGTTGCGCTGAAACCAGCGCGTCAGGGCCTGACCGGTGTCCATGATGCCGAGGAAGCCGGCATAGTGGATCAGCTCCTTGTACCGGTTGGGCGACGGGGTGGCCGTCGCCACGAACCGGAACCGCACCCGGTCGAACAGGGTCAGGAAGGTCTGGTAGGTCTTCGAGCCGAAGGAGCGCAGCACGCTCGCCTCGTCCAGGCTCGCCGCGGTGAACTCGTTTGGGTCGAGCTTGCCGTCGCGGACCGTCTCGTAATTCGTGATGTAGAGGCCTTCGGCGCCCGCCTCGTCGATGGAGCGGATGAACCGCATGTCGATGCCCAGCATGCGGGCGTCGCGCATGAATTCCTGCCGGACACCCAACGGCGCGACGATCAGCCCGCGTCCGCCGGCGCGCGCCAGGATCAGGCGCAGCACTTCCAGCTGCATGACCGACTTGCCCAGGCCGAACTTGGCGAAGATGGCCCGGCGGCCACCCTGGACGGCCCACCGGACGATCGCGCACTGGTGCGGCTTCAGCAGCGGGTTGATTTCGGAATCGTCCACGGTGAAGCCCATGGCGATGGCCGTCTTGATCTTGCGCTCCAGGAAGGAGCGGTAGGCGTCGGGGACCATCATGCCCGCCTCCGTTCATTCAGCCGTTCGCGCATGCGACGGGTCGCGTGATGCACCCACCCCGGATTGAAGCCCCTCACCAACGCGATGCGGCGAAGGTCCATCTCGCTGGTGGCAATGCGTTCCAAGTCCGCCACCGGCATGTTGCGGATCATGCTGTCGGCCAAGGTGGACAGCAGCGGCACGGCCGGCCGGTCCCAATAGCGGAACTCGTGCCGGCAGCTCGGGCAGAACGGGCCGGGGGCGAAACGGCGGTGGCACTTCGGGCATCGGATCGTGCGGTGGACCTGCGGGACCAGCCCGCTTTCCAGCGTCCACACCCGGTCGGCCTCCGGTAGGCCGTGGAGTTCGACGTTGCCGGAAAGATCAAGGATGCAGGAGCGGATCTTTCCATGGCAGACGCGCAAAACGCGGCCCACCTGCTGGATGAAGAGAAGAACACTCTTGGTTGGGCGCAGTAAAATAGCACCCGAGACAACTGGTAGGTCCGTCCCTTCACTTATAAGCTGGCATGAAGTCAGGACTTGATAGTATCCAGAGGCCAACCCACGGATCGCCGCATCGCGATCATCATCCGACATTTCTCCATCGACGGAAGTTGCTCGCCAGCCTCCAGCGCTGAACAGTTCCGCCACTCGACGGGCGTGCGCGACCGACACGCAGAAGGCGATGGTCGGCTCACCCGGCATCCGGGCGGCGTAGGCGTTCATTGCCATGCGCGTAATTTTGTCGTTGTTCATGAGGCGGTCGAGGTCCGCAGCGGCGAAGTCGCCACGGCTTATCGCCACGCCAGACGTGTCCGGATTCCAGGGCGCCCAGACTTCCGCTGGGCAGAGCCAGCCCGCATCCGTCAACTCCGCAACGGACGGGCCTCGCACCACTTCGTCAAAAAGAGCGCCAAGAGGTTTTCCGTCGCCTCGGTAAGGCGTGGCTGTGACCCCAACGCGCTTGGCATTCACCATCTCCTCCAGCAGGGCCTGCCAGCCGGGCGCCACCGTGTGGTGGGCCTCGTCGATGACGACGAGCCTGATCGTGCGCAACCAGCCGGCCAGCCGCTTCTTGCGGGCCTTTAGCGTGTCGATTGAGCAGACGTGGACCAGCGCCAGCGGATCGGGATCATGGTCGGGGTCAACCACAGACGCCTTGATGCCCACCTTGGCGAGCGCACGAACGGATTGATGCAGCAGCTCGCGCCGATGGACGAGGAAGACGACAGGCCATCCGTGGTCAACAACCACACGGATCACGCCGGCAGAGATGGTCAGCGTCTTTCCGCCAGCCGTGGCGAGGTGGTAGAGCACGCCGCGGACACCGCGCTCGATCAGGGCCAGTATTTCGGCCGCATTCTGGGCTTGGTAGGGGCGCAGCATCAGGAGCGCCCTCCCGCCAGATTGTCGAGAACCGTTGTCGCGGTCTCGCCGGATAGGATTCTCCTGGAAATTGCTCCCTTGGCACACCCAAGGCGTTGCTCCCAGGCAGAGACAAGCAGGCGATCTCCACGCCATTCGATCCAGCGGCACCGGCTGGTGTTGCGCGCCTGTTCAGCCTGAGTGATCCAGCGACAATTCTCTGGTGTGTAGTCGCCATTGCTGTCGCGACGGTCAATGGTCAGGTTTTCGGCGTACCCGTTGGCCTCAGCCCAAGCAAAGAAGATTGCCGGGTCGGAAAGCCACTCAGTACAAACCTTGATCCCGCGACCACCGTACAGCGCATAATCCACGTTCTTTGGATTTCCACAGCGCTGCTTCATGTGCATGTAGATGCGCTCCAGACGCGTCTTGCTGCGACCATGGGTGACTTTGGCTTGCTGGGCCTTCTTGATGGTCTGATAGCCACGCTCACGCGCGCGATCCGACTTCAGGCATCCGCAGCTCTTCGTGTTCCCCCTGGTCAGAGCGCTACCCACAACGACGGTCTTGGCGCCGCAGTCGCATTGGCATAGCCACCGGCTGGACCGATTGTGGTCGATGCAGACGAACGACACTGCGACGAGGCGCCCGAAACGCTGACCGGCGAGGTTTCGACGGAATGTCATGCGCCCCTCCGTTGGCCGGGCCGGGGCTTGCTGTCGCGCGAGAACCAGAAGATCGGGTGCGTCACGGCGTCCGCCGGCACAGCAGCCTGACCGAGGCGCTCCACCTCCAGCGCCCATACCTTGTGCTTGCGCGGCTGGCGCGCCTTCACCTCACGGCTGGTCAGCACCAGATAGGCGCGGCGGGACTTCGGCCCCTGCGGGACGATGTACGAGCCGGGCAGCGGCTGGACGTCGGAATGGTAGGTGATGCGGGGGAGCTTCATGCCGCACCTGCCAGCATCAGCGTCGCCTTGTAGACGGCGACCTCTACCCGCGGGCGGGCCGGATCGACGAACCCCTCTTCGTGCTTCAGCCGAATCTGGCGGTCGTTGACGATCAGCCGCTTCTCGACGCGGGCCTTACGCTCCTTGCCCTTTCCGATCCAGGTCGTGCGGTTCTGCAGGGCATCGTAGACGAGGCTCCCGTCCAGATCGGGCCGGCGGCTGGCGTAGAAGATGCGCAGGGAGACGCCCACGTCCCCGCCGTAGGGTTTTTCCAACTTCGGGACGTGCAGGCCGGCGGTCGATTCGAAGGCAAGCGCCTTATCACCCTTGCGCAGGGCCGCGCGCCCGCCGAACTGAACGATCTCACGGCTATTCCCCTTGGCGGCCGGTTCGCCGGGGACGACGAACCGGGCCAAGAGTTCGCCCCAGACCCATTTCTGTTGCGGGACTGCCATCGGATCAGACCGCCGCGAACATGTTGGTGGAGATGGCCGGGTGGGAGAGCGGCGGCGACAGCAGTCTGCCCAGCGCCAGCGTGGAGCAAGCGTTGACCAGCTCGGCGCGCGGCACCTCGGCCAGCCGACCGCTGAAGTGCTCGTTGATCTTGTCGGCCCAGACCTTGCCGGAGTTCTGGCCCGGCGCGTCGATCAGCGGCTGACGCTCCTTCAGGTCGTACATGACCCACTGGCCGATCTCGTCTTCCTGCACGCCGACGCGCCCCTGCTCGGGGTCCCAGGCTTCCGGCTCGACGGTGGCGATGACCTCCGCCTGCCCGGCTTGATCGTCGCCCTGCTGGTCGGCCTCGCCCGGTTCATCGGCCGGATCGGCGCCGCCGTTCTCCGCATCGACCGCGCCCTGCTCATCGGTGTTCGGCTCGGCGCCGCTCGCCTCGCCCTGCCCTTTGATGTCCGGGGCGATCCCGGTCACCTCGCTGCCAGTCTGCTCCTCCACCGGAACCTTCGCCGCCGGGCGCTCGTGCTTCGGCTCGGCCCCGGTCTGCTGGTCGCGGTAGCCGGCCTCGATCTTCGCCTTCGGCTCGCCGCGACGCCCCTTGGTCAGCACCTCCAGCGGCGTGCCCGCGGTGGCGCCGTCGTAGCCGAAGAAGTAGGCCTCGATGCGCTGCTGCTTCGCGCTGCCGGTGAACTTGACCTTCTCGTTGGTCGGGGTGGCGGGCGCCTGCTCCTCGGCATCCGGCGCGAACTTGCCCTCGAACACCACGCCGAAGTTGCCCTCCGGATCGGCAAGGCAGGGGTGCACCACGTCACGGATCTGCGCCGGAGACAGCATCTCGTCCGCGGCGGCCTGCGCGGCGTTGAGCGCATCGGCGCAGCGGGCGACCAGCTCGGCGTCTGCGTGGCGGAAGACGACAATGCCGCCCTCGTCCTGGCACATCAGCGGGTGACCGCCGGTCTCCCTGATCTCGCCGACGAAGAACCGGGACGTCCAGGCGGCACCCGCGACCCGGCCGCGCTCCCACAGCGCGTGTTCCGGCGTCTCGGCGTCGTGCGGGTTGGCGTCGGGACCGTGGCCCTGCTTGCCGGCCGTCTTGCCATTGTTGAAGGCGTAGCCGGCGCCTTCGGGCATGTCCTCCGCGGCGACCAGCGGCGGCGGGTCTTCCGAAGCCGGCTCGTCGTCGGGCACTTGGGGCGGAGCTTCGGCGTCGGGCGCGTCGGACGAATGGGTGTCTTCGCCGTCGTCGATCTCGGGCGGCGGGGCCGGCGGTTCGACCTTGGCGAGGTTGTCGCTGGCCTGCTGCAGGGCCTTCTTCACCGCCGGCTTGATGCTGGTGGTGAAGCCGAACAGGTCGAGCTTCACCACATCGCCCAGCAGCGCGTGCATGGCGACGTGGAGCTTCTTGATGCGCTTCTGCCGCTGGGCATCATCGTCCAGGTGACGGATGCCGTGGCAGAGCCGGAAGATATCGAAGTCGATGCCGGTGGCCTTGATCTGGCCCTTGGCTTCCTTGATCGGCGCGCGGGCGGCTTCCAGGGCCTCCTGCGCGTCGACCAGATCGCTCGACGCTTGTCGGAGCGTGTCGGCGACGTCTTCGTCCGCCATGTTGGTGGGGTTGTCCTTGGCCTTGCGTGCCATGGGTGGACTCCGGTTCAGAGGGTGGGGGAACCGAGGCGGGCTGCCTGCATGGCCCACGCCTCATCGACGACCTCAGCCGGCCAGAGGCCGTACTGACCGGGCAGAGCGCGCCCGACCGCGGTCGTCTCCTCGATGATCATCAGTTCGCCCTTCATGCAGGCGATGCGGCGAACGATGCGAACAGGTCGGCCCAGCAGAATCACGACAGCGCCCAGCGGCGCCTGCACGGCGATCTGCTGGACGATGGCGGTTGGGGCTGGGGCGAAGGGGATGCGGATCACGTCACCCGACCTTCATTCCGCCACGCCCAAGGCCGGGCGCGGAAACGCGAATGTCTTCCAGGTAAGTGTCGGACTTGGTCCGCCCGTAGACGCGGGCATGGTGATGCGCGCACCATGACGAACCCGGCTGATGCGGTTCGGCTTGGCAGTAGGACCAGCTCTTACCGGGCTGGCCGACCTCGTCGTCGATCCAGCGGCAGCCGTGCGGCTCCTTCGGGTCGAGAGCGGCGGGCTGGGGATGCTGCTCAACGGGGGTCGACTTCGCGCGGCGCCCGTGCGTGATGCGGCGCTTGTGACCGCCGACGCCGGTGCCCTTCGTGATGCCCAGGCGCTGCGCGCGGCCAGCCACCACGTTGCGGGTGGTGCCAAGCGCTTCAGCGGCCTCCTCATAGGTCATGCCCTGGTCGATCAGCAGGGCGCGCAGGCGATCCGGGTCGATGTCAGCGGCGAGGCCTGTCCTCAGCTTGCGCGCCGGTCCCGCAGGAACCCGTTCGCGGCGAACACGCGGGGGACGAGCGGGCACGGCTGCGACAGCCGGTCCAGCGCCACGTCCGTCCGCGTCCGCGGGCTGAAGCTGTCCAGCGGGCGCGTCGGCGGTGCTTTGATCATGCGGCGCATCCTTCTGCTGGTTGGCCGGCTCGCGGCCATGGTCACCCTGCGGCGGGCTGCCCAGGGAATCGGTGGGGGCGGGGCGGCTCGATTGGCCTTGCAGATTCACCGGTTTGACCGCACCAACGGCCTCTCCGACCTCCCGCAGCGGCGGCACTTCATCGAGCCCTTTCCCGACTATGGAAAGAGGCTGCCCCGTCGCTTCTCCAGGCGCGGCTGCTGTTCCGGCATTTTCGCCGCTGGCGTCACCACCAGCTTTGGGCGCCCCGGACGGCGCCGTCTGTGCCACGGCGAGGGCGCCGCGGATTTCCCACACCGTCGCGCCGAACCATTCGGCCAAGGTCTTGACCTTTACGCCCTTGTCGGCGTGGTGCTTGATAGTCGCGATCTCGGCGGGAGTGAAGGTCTTCATGGGACGCGTCCTTCGGGAAGAAGGAGGCGGGGTAGCGCTATAGCGCCGGCCCCGCCCAGGTCGCCCGCCCACAGGGAGGAGAAGGGCGGGTAGATGAAGGCTGTCAGGTAGCGGTGTTCGCAGCCCGACGGCCGGAACGCAGTCGCGGGAAGCCGGCCTCAGCGAAGATTTCGCTGAGGCGAAAGCGGGATATGCCGTAGCGCTTGGCGATGTTCGCCGCGGTTTCCTTCCCGGAAGCCGCAAGCGCATACAAATCAGCCACTCGCACAGCGGTATCGTTCGGCCCAAGGAAGAAGGTGCGGCCCTCTGCGCTGTGCTTTCGGCGTGCCGGGCGCGGTGATGGTTGAGCGCATTCGGCGTCGGTGGAGGTCATCGCGTTGATCCTGAGATGGTACCCCTTTAGACGTCCATATTGTTTTGCTGCACCAAACTGGTCAATGGGAATCGGTTTGGCATAAGCGGAAATTTCCTATGTTCTGATTTTCCAAACAATGATAGGGTGACTGCAACTGACCTATCACCCTCAAGGAAATCGCCTATGTCCGCCGCCACGCTTGAACAGGCTGAGGCCCTCTCCAGCATAGCCTTCGGCATCCGCCTTGAATCGGCACGGATCGCACTCGGCCTAACGCCCGAGGATATGCAGCAGCTGTTTGGGGTGACAAAGGGCACTTACTCCGGGTACATCCACGGGCGCTTCTACCCAGGCCCAGACAAGCTATATGCGCTTGTTCAGAAAGGGATATCCGTCGATTGGCTCTATTACGGGATAGATACCGCCCTTACGGTGAAGATGGCGAACGCTCTATCCGATGCATCCGCTGAGGCCGCCGAGCTGATTGCCAACCCTCAGACCGGGCGGCGGAAGGCCAAGTAACCCGGCCGACCGTCGACCCCACAGAAAGCCGCGCCTGGGCAACTGGGCGCGGCTTTTTCGTTTGCACACGCTCATTCGCGTTGAGTCACAAACAAGTTTTGCTAAGCCAAACTTTTCCGCTTGACGGTTTTGCAATTCCAAACGAACATCCCCTCACAACCGACCGAACGGGGTAGCCCGGCGGCGGTCCTGATGAGGGAAACCGCATGTCCTCCACCGACCACTGCGCCGCCAGCCGCCTGACCCGTTGCATGGGTGCCGCTTCCCTGGTGATCCAGCCGCACCCCGAAGAGGCCAAGAAGATGCTGGCTTTCATCGAGGATGCCGCCGGAAAGCAACGGTCGGTGCGCCTCCCCGTCACGCCCGAGACCGCCACCAAGCTGCGGATCGATGCGGACGGCCAGTTCTTCAACACCGCTCAAGACGCGCGCGCTTGGCTCTTCAAGCAGTCGATGGCCCTCGCCTGCCCGGCGGCCAGCAGCAGCAACGCCGCGTAGCGTCCCCTCCCGCCTTTTCCTTTTCACCCCAGCACCGAACAGGAGCTTACTCATGAACGCCGTCTCGTCCCGCCGGATCGCCACCGAAGAAGCCCCGTCCTCCGCGCGCGGTCGCAAGGGACCGAACCCGATCGACGTTCACGTCGGTTCCCGCGTCCGGTTGCGCCGGACCCTTCTGGGCATGAGCCAGGAAAAGCTGGGCGAGGCCATCGGCCTGACCTTCCAGCAGGTGCAGAAGTACGAGCGCGGCGCCAACCGCATCGGCGCGTCGCGCCTGTTCGACCTCAGCCGCGTCCTGGACGTGCCGGTGTCCTTCTTTTTCGACGACATGCCGGCGGAAGCCGCCGCGGCTCCGGTTGACGACGAAGAGGGCAACACCGCCGGTTTCGAGGAGCGTTCGGGCGCCTTCGAGCCGGACCCGATGGCGAAGCGCGAGACGCTGGAACTGGTGCGCGCCTACTACCGCATCCCCGACGCCACGGTTCGCAAGCGCATGTTCGAGCTGGTCAAGGCCGTCGGCAAGTCCGGTGCCGAGCAGCCGGCGGTCTGACCGATGGGCTTTTTCAGCAAACAGGAACGCGACCTTCTGGCCGCCCTGTGCCGGGCCTTCCCCGGCTGGTGGGCGACCGACGAGACCGCCGGGGTCTGAGCCCCCTCAACCCGGCGCACCGGGGAGTGCCCTTTCCGTCCCTGCGGGCGCTCCCCGGGAACCCTCTGCCCTCTTCAACCCCCCACTCAGCACGAGGAACCCATGAGCAACCCGGTCACCTTCCCCTTCAGCATCGGCGACACCGTGAAGATCAAGGCCAGCGGCGAGACCGGCACGGTGCGCGGCCTCAGCATCCTCTCCAGCGGCACCACGTCCGCCCTGCTCCACTACAAGGCCGGCGACGGTCGCGCCGTCGATGCTTGGTGGGAAACCGACGTGCTCGAAGCCGCCTAATCCGGGCGGCAACCGAACAGCCCCGTGGACGGTGAAAGCCCGTCGCGGGGCTTAAGGGCGTGAGAGAGCCGCGGCGAGTCAGCCCGCCGGGAAAACTGCGGATCGCGCAGGACCGAGGTGGGCATGTGGCCGGCGTCGGCGCGGAGATAGAAGCCGGCTCTCTCGCCCCCACAGCCAGCAGGGAGGCCGAGATGTCCATGTAGCCACAGCGCCCGCGCCGGGCCGCAACAGGCGCAGCACCAGACGAAGAGATTTTTCCATTCGTGTGAGTGCGATTCGCAGGCCCAGCGGGGCGGTCCCATCCACCGTCCCGCCGGTTGCCGAGAGCAGGGGAAACCGCCTGCTGTCGCCAGCCGAATTCAGGAGCTTTCCCCCATGGCTTACGCCCCGAAAGACCTCAGCGTCCTGGTCTACGCCAACGGCTTCACGCTCTGGCACTATACGACGCAGCACGACCTCCCCCAGGTGGACACGCCCGGCTACTTCGACGCCGCGTCCGACGCGCTGCACATCGGCGACCAGATCACGATCAACGCCGGCGGGCGGAACGCCTTCCGCTTCGTCGAGGCCGTGGACAGCCGCGCGGGCACCGTCCGCATCGGCAAACCGGAGTGACGGCGATGCTGATGACCGAGGAAGAGGCCCGCACGAAGTGGTGCCCGATGGCGCGAAACGCTGGCGTCACGAACCGCGACACCGGATCGACCGCCAGCGTCAATCGCAACGGACGCGAGCACTATGGCGTGGAGAACTGCTCCTGCATCGCCTCTGGCTGCATGGCGTGGCGCCGTGAAAACGCCACGGACGCAGCTCTGGCAGCGCGTGCCGCCGGAGACCGCCGGCCGGATTGGGAGATCAAGGCGAGCATTGCGGCGAACCCGCGTGGCTTCTGCGGCGCTTTCGGCAAGCCGGAGGCCTGACCGCCATGGCCCAGGTCTCCAACCGCGCCACCTTCTTCTGGCTGTGCGCCACGGCCCTCCGCCACGGCGGCCCGGTGACCAGCAACTACGTCCGGGACAGCCTCCTCCACATGGCCCAGAACGGCGCCGACCCGCTGATCCAACGCCGCGCGGCGATCGCGCTGGGCCTGCAGGTCGGGTGACAGGCCATGGACCCGATCGACGAGGCTGAAGCCTCCGACGACATGGCCCACACCTGCGGACGGGTGCGGGCGCTGCAGCGCCGCAGCTACACCAACGACCCGACGGCGGCGGCTGACCGCTGGGCGGAGCGGGCCGAGCGGTTCCGCAACACGGCCCTTCGGATGGCCTTCATCTGCAAGCTGCTGCGCGCCTACCCGAAGTCCTCGCCGCTCGAAGACCCGGAACTTGGGCGCTCGTACACGCTCGCCGAGGCGCGGAAAGAGCTGCGCTTCCAGGTCGAGCAGCACGTTCGGGCGAGGGCGCAGGAAGCGAACTGGCGTCGGATGGCCGAGCCGGACGCAGAAGCTGAAACCTCCGGCCGTGGGCCGGGAGCCATGGAGAAGAACCATGGGTGAGAACAGCAAAATTGAGTGGACCGACGCGACGTTCAACCCTTGGATTGGTTGCACCAAGCTCTCCGCAGCCTGCGACAACTGCTATGCCGAGAAGGAGCGCGCGGTGACGTGCCTGGGGGTGACCTGGGGCGCCGGCCAGCCGCGCCACCGGACGTCCGCCAGCACCTGGAAGCAGCCGCTCGCCTGGAACCGGAATGCCGCCAAGGAAGGCCGCCGGATGCGGGTGTTCTGCGCGTCGCTGGCCGACGTGTTCGACGCCGAGGTGCCGGATGACTGGCGAGACGACCTTTTCGCACTGATTGCGGCCACACCACACCTCGACTGGCTGCTGCTGACCAAGCGCCCCAAGGTGATGCGCGACTATGCCGACCGGGCGGCGCGCTGCGGGGAGCACTGGCTGGCCGACAAGGGGGCGCCGCCCGTCCAATGGCCGCTGCCCAACGTGTGGCTCGGCACCACGGTCGAGAACCAAGCCATGGCCGAGGCGCGCATCCCGCACCTGCTGGCGACCCCCGCCGCCTTGCGGTTCCTGTCCATGGAGCCGCTGTCGGGGCCGGTGGACCTGCGACGGTGGCTGGCTGATCTGTGCCCGAACTGTCTGCAACCGGGTTGCGTCCCGAGCCTCCGTTTCGACAGTGCAGAAGTGTTCAGCATCTGCGGTCGCTTCGTGATGGAGACACCAAGACCGCTTATCGACTGGGTCATTGCTGGCGGCGAGTCCGGCCCGAAGGCCCGCCCCAGCCACCCTGACTGGTTCCGGTCCCTGCGCGACCAGTGCGCCGCAGCGGGCGTGCCGTTCTTCATGAAGCAGTGGGGAGAATGGCTGCCGGGCCAGAATGAGGTCCACCCGAATTGTGATGGCCGAAAGGTCGCACACCATCAGGACGGCACCTGGGGCCTCCTGGGCGGGAAGATTCGCGCTCGCAACTACGTCACCTGGGAGCCGAACGGGACGCTGCATCACGGCGACATGCGGCGCAAGCACCACACGGTAGCAGCCTGGGCAACGCGCGTCGGCAAGAAGGCCGCCGGTCGCCTACTCGACGGCGTGCTGCACGACGCCCTGCCGGAGGTGCGGTCATGATCGGGCGCACCTCCTCCAACCCGTTCGCCGCCGCGAAGCGGAACGCCGACCCGGAGTTGCTGACCTCCCCGCTGGAGCAGGCCTGCACCCACTTCGCCCGCAAGCCGACGCTACCGATCGAGGCGCGCGACCGCCTCAAGCTCGCCTACGCCGCTGCCCACGGACG
This genomic window contains:
- a CDS encoding DNA methyltransferase, which encodes MMVPDAYRSFLERKIKTAIAMGFTVDDSEINPLLKPHQCAIVRWAVQGGRRAIFAKFGLGKSVMQLEVLRLILARAGGRGLIVAPLGVRQEFMRDARMLGIDMRFIRSIDEAGAEGLYITNYETVRDGKLDPNEFTAASLDEASVLRSFGSKTYQTFLTLFDRVRFRFVATATPSPNRYKELIHYAGFLGIMDTGQALTRWFQRNSEQANDLTLFPHKEQEFWAWLHSWAIFLQRPSDLGFSDEGYDLPELVVRWHEVPSDIAAAGCERDGQGILFRAGAVGLASEAKERRDSLPARIAKLRELIEARPADHVVIWHDLEAERHAIATAVPGVVSVWGTQDLDEREAAIIDFSEGRIARLSTKPVIAGSGCNFQRHCAWAVFAGVSHKFNDFIQAVHRLHRFLQPRTVEIDIIHTETEREIVRDLQAKWARHNELADQMSEIIKKHGLNSLSMVEALTRSIGVERLEVSGQGWTVANNDCVDEARRMATDSVGLIVTSVPFSNHYEYTASYNDFGHTDDNHHFWEQMDHLTPELLRVLQPGRLACIHVKDRIVFGNVTGKGYPTVSPFHAEAIFHYMRHGFEYMGMHIILTDVVRENNQTNRLTYKELRKDGTKMGQGCPEYVLIFRKPQSDRSKGYADVRVPKSPEDYSLARWQVDAHAFWRSSGNRLLSVDELSKLGPDALAKLFTEQSLQTIYDFEAHVRIGEALAARGALPSSFMSLAPGSWSDSIWHDVNRMLTLNGEQSKRGLEMHVCPLQFDIVDRLIERYSNPGDEVFDPFGGLMTVPYRALRLKRRGRASELHTGYFLDGVKYLQAMEREVSMPSLFDLMETEAAPAKPKATPLAKPAARRRPTPPADSLLEVV
- a CDS encoding DEAD/DEAH box helicase, whose protein sequence is MLRPYQAQNAAEILALIERGVRGVLYHLATAGGKTLTISAGVIRVVVDHGWPVVFLVHRRELLHQSVRALAKVGIKASVVDPDHDPDPLALVHVCSIDTLKARKKRLAGWLRTIRLVVIDEAHHTVAPGWQALLEEMVNAKRVGVTATPYRGDGKPLGALFDEVVRGPSVAELTDAGWLCPAEVWAPWNPDTSGVAISRGDFAAADLDRLMNNDKITRMAMNAYAARMPGEPTIAFCVSVAHARRVAELFSAGGWRATSVDGEMSDDDRDAAIRGLASGYYQVLTSCQLISEGTDLPVVSGAILLRPTKSVLLFIQQVGRVLRVCHGKIRSCILDLSGNVELHGLPEADRVWTLESGLVPQVHRTIRCPKCHRRFAPGPFCPSCRHEFRYWDRPAVPLLSTLADSMIRNMPVADLERIATSEMDLRRIALVRGFNPGWVHHATRRMRERLNERRRA
- a CDS encoding GcrA family cell cycle regulator, with translation MKTFTPAEIATIKHHADKGVKVKTLAEWFGATVWEIRGALAVAQTAPSGAPKAGGDASGENAGTAAAPGEATGQPLSIVGKGLDEVPPLREVGEAVGAVKPVNLQGQSSRPAPTDSLGSPPQGDHGREPANQQKDAPHDQSTADAPAGQLQPADADGRGAGPAVAAVPARPPRVRRERVPAGPARKLRTGLAADIDPDRLRALLIDQGMTYEEAAEALGTTRNVVAGRAQRLGITKGTGVGGHKRRITHGRRAKSTPVEQHPQPAALDPKEPHGCRWIDDEVGQPGKSWSYCQAEPHQPGSSWCAHHHARVYGRTKSDTYLEDIRVSAPGLGRGGMKVG
- a CDS encoding helix-turn-helix domain-containing protein, which translates into the protein MSAATLEQAEALSSIAFGIRLESARIALGLTPEDMQQLFGVTKGTYSGYIHGRFYPGPDKLYALVQKGISVDWLYYGIDTALTVKMANALSDASAEAAELIANPQTGRRKAK
- a CDS encoding helix-turn-helix domain-containing protein: MNAVSSRRIATEEAPSSARGRKGPNPIDVHVGSRVRLRRTLLGMSQEKLGEAIGLTFQQVQKYERGANRIGASRLFDLSRVLDVPVSFFFDDMPAEAAAAPVDDEEGNTAGFEERSGAFEPDPMAKRETLELVRAYYRIPDATVRKRMFELVKAVGKSGAEQPAV